The proteins below are encoded in one region of Fulvia fulva chromosome 9, complete sequence:
- a CDS encoding Allantoinase, translating to MAPFATGTDTPHAVDGSPILPGVDASQITVLASSRAVIENRLTAATIVVSRSSGKITSIFDSILPASSFPDGTPYTDYSPYVLMPGLVDAHVHLNEPGRTEWEGFWTGTQAAAFGGVTTVIDMPLNAIPPTTTIQGLKEKVAAARGKCWVDTGFYGGIVPGNVEELKPLVRAGVRGFKGFLIDSGVEEFPAVTSSDIRKVFEELADEPTTVMFHAEMVPPVTASVGDDAQTPLPPLEPTGPLNKYQTFLDSRPSSFEVYAILEVLSLAHLAPRLPLHIVHLSAVEAIPMLRDAREKGVNITAETCFHYLSLAAENIQDGDTRHKCCPPIRSASNQDGLWNEMLLPSDSVIKTVVSDHSPCTPNLKLLPSHVPGAEGGKAAGCNSDQGKGDFFTAWGGISSVGLGLSILWTEAMHRNLDAEETLLNVAKWCCYNTAKQVGLEHRKGSLSVGMDGDICVFDDKGTFEVEPSTMLFRNKCSPYEGKTLRGYARETWLRGRKIHSREQGFKMAKPVGELLLEPRRA from the coding sequence ATGGCTCCTTTCGCGACAGGAACCGATACACCACACGCAGTCGATGGGTCCCCGATTCTGCCTGGTGTAGACGCGTCACAAATCACGGTTCTGGCCTCGTCGAGAGCTGTTATCGAGAACAGACTTACCGCCGCGACGATTGTCGTATCAAGATCGAGCGGCAAAATCACCTCCATCTTCGACTCCATACTTCCAGCTTCGTCTTTCCCCGATGGCACCCCATACACAGACTACAGCCCGTATGTGCTCATGCCCGGGCTTGTGGACGCACATGTCCACCTCAATGAGCCGGGAAGAACAGAGTGGGAGGGCTTCTGGACCGGAACACAAGCTGCGGCATTCGGAGGCGTGACGACCGTGATTGACATGCCGCTAAACGCGATCCCACCTACCACGACTATACAAGGGTTGAAGGAGAAGGTGGCAGCTGCGCGGGGGAAATGTTGGGTTGATACAGGCTTCTATGGCGGCATAGTGCCGGGCAATGTCGAAGAGCTTAAGCCTCTGGTCAGAGCAGGCGTGCGCGGGTTCAAGGGATTCCTCATTGACAGTGGCGTGGAAGAGTTCCCAGCCGTCACATCGTCAGACATTCGGAAGGTCTTCGAGGAGTTGGCCGACGAACCTACTACGGTCATGTTCCACGCAGAGATGGTCCCGCCAGTCACTGCGTCCGTTGGGGATGATGCGCAAACTCCACTACCTCCCTTGGAGCCAACGGGACCACTGAACAAGTACCAGACATTCCTCGACTCACGACCCTCGTCGTTCGAAGTGTACGCAATCCTAGAGGTCCTGAGCCTTGCCCACCTGGCACCGAGGCTGCCTCTACACATCGTGCACCTTTCAGCAGTGGAAGCAATTCCGATGCTTCGAGACGCCAGGGAGAAAGGTGTCAACATCACAGCAGAGACTTGCTTCCATTACCTAAGTCTGGCAGCCGAGAACATCCAAGATGGCGATACGAGACACAAGTGCTGCCCTCCTATACGATCAGCTTCCAATCAAGACGGCTTGTGGAACGAGATGCTACTCCCCTCAGACAGCGTCATCAAGACCGTCGTATCAGACCACTCTCCCTGCACGCCCAACCTCAAGCTCCTGCCCTCTCACGTTCCCGGTGCAGAGGGTGGCAAAGCAGCAGGCTGCAACTCAGACCAAGGCAAAGGCGACTTCTTCACCGCATGGGGCGGCATCAGCTCCGTCGGTCTCGGCCTCAGCATTCTCTGGACAGAAGCCATGCACCGCAATTTAGACGCTGAAGAAACTCTCCTAAACGTAGCGAAGTGGTGCTGCTACAACACAGCGAAGCAAGTAGGCCTCGAGCACAGGAAAGGATCGCTATCGGTAGGCATGGACGGCGACATATGTGTCTTCGACGATAAAGGCACGTTTGAGGTTGAGCCGAGTACTATGCTGTTCAGGAATAAGTGCTCGCCGTACGAAGGCAAGACGCTCAGAGGGTATGCGAGGGAGACTTGGCTAAGGGGGCGCAAGATCCATAGCAGGGAGCAGGGATTCAAGATGGCGAAACCGGTTGGCGAGTTGTTGCTGGAACCTAGGCGAGCGTAA
- a CDS encoding Arginase produces the protein MDVSTIQNKFLSRGNELGLVAVGFSGGQCRPGTDAAPMALIESGLVSQLSDDLGYDVKYDGKVHAYGDLMPPSDDDPDYRGMKKPRAVSAVTKQLSSQVYDHARDGRFVLTLGGDHSIAVGTISGTAKATKERLGRDIAVIWVDAHADINTPETSDSGNIHGMPVSFLSGLAKDDEDKPFGWLKDEHRISTTKLVYIGLRDVDRGEKKILRDNNIKAFSMHDIDRHGIGKVMDMALGWIGRDTPIHLSFDVDALDPMWAPSTGTPVRGGLTLREGDFIAECVHETGSLIALDLVEVNPSLEEHGAAETVRAGCSIVRCALGDTLL, from the exons ATGGACGTGTCGACTATCCAGAACAAGTTCCTTTCGAGAGGCAACGAGCTCGGTCTCGTGGCTGTTGGCTTCTCAGGCGGACAG TGCAGACCAGGCACAGATGCTGCACCCATGGCTCTGATAGAATCAGGTCTGGTTTCGCAGCTTTCCGACGACCTGGGCTACGATGTCAAGTATGACGGCAAAGTACATGCCTACGGCGACCTCATGCCAC CATCAGACGATGACCCCGACTACCGTGGCATGAAGAAACCTCGCGCCGTCTCAGCAGTTACCAAGCAACTCAGCTCCCAAGTCTACGATCACGCTCGCGACGGTCGCTTCGTCCTCACCCTAGGCGGTGACCACTCGATCGCAGTCGGAACCATCAGCGGCACAGCCAAGGCAACAAAGGAGAGACTAGGAAGAGACATTGCAGTGATCTGGGTCGACGCACACGCAGACATCAACACCCCCGAGACAAGCGATAGCGGAAACATTCACGGTATGCCGGTAAGCTTCCTAAGTGGATTGGCAAAGGATGACGAGGACAAGCCATTCGGCTGGCTCAAGGACGAACACCGCATATCGACTACGAAGTTGGTCTATATCGGCCTACGCGACGTGGATCGAGGCGAGAAGAAGATTCTCAGGGATAACAACATCAAGGCTTTCAGCATGCATGACATCGATCGTCACGGCATTGGAAAGGTGATGGACATGGCGTTGGGGTGGATTGGTAGAGATACGCCAATTCACCTGTCGTTTGACGTGGACGCGCTGGATCCAATGTGGGCGCCGAGTACAGGCACGCCGGTGCGAGGCGGTTTGACGTTGAGGGAGGGCGACTTCATTGCGGAGTGTGTTCACGAGACTGGGAGCTTGATTGCGCTGGATTTGGTTGAGGTTAACCCGAGCCTGGAGGAGCATGGTGCGGCGGAGACGGTGAGAGCTGGATGCAGTATTGTGAGATGTGCTCTTGGTGATACGCTTCTATGA